One Desulfovibrio fairfieldensis genomic window carries:
- a CDS encoding Smr/MutS family protein — protein sequence MEPEAAGEATQQQATANADDADALAFLRVMGEVRPLQARGREVSPEPQPTTPPPQGELSLQDFMDGKLEFALSFTDEYLEGHVVGLDQMIMNKLRAGGLSPEAHLDLHGLNAVQAFEALRGFMRGCWYKGLRTVLVVPGRGRNSPDGMGVLREKLQSWLTQDPFKRVVLAFCTAQSHDGGPGSVYVLLRKYRKKGRIYWERMPADADLY from the coding sequence GTGGAGCCGGAAGCGGCAGGGGAAGCGACGCAGCAGCAGGCGACCGCCAACGCGGACGACGCTGACGCCTTGGCTTTTTTGCGGGTCATGGGAGAAGTGCGTCCCTTGCAGGCGCGGGGCCGCGAAGTCAGCCCTGAACCGCAACCGACCACCCCGCCGCCGCAGGGCGAGCTGAGTCTGCAGGATTTCATGGACGGCAAGCTGGAGTTCGCCCTTTCCTTTACGGATGAATATCTGGAGGGGCATGTGGTGGGCCTGGATCAGATGATCATGAACAAGCTGCGTGCCGGTGGGCTGAGTCCGGAAGCGCATCTGGATCTGCACGGCCTGAATGCCGTGCAGGCTTTTGAAGCCCTGCGGGGTTTCATGCGCGGCTGCTGGTACAAGGGGCTTCGCACTGTGCTGGTGGTGCCCGGGCGGGGCCGCAATTCGCCTGACGGGATGGGCGTGCTGCGTGAAAAGCTGCAAAGCTGGCTGACTCAGGATCCTTTCAAGCGGGTGGTGCTGGCTTTCTGCACGGCGCAATCCCATGACGGCGGTCCGGGCAGTGTCTATGTGCTGCTGCGCAAGTACCGTAAAAAAGGCCGGATTTATTGGGAGCGCATGCCCGCAGACGCGGATTTGTACTAG
- the secG gene encoding preprotein translocase subunit SecG, producing the protein MQTLILTLHIIVCVLLVILVLLQSGKEGMGVIFGGGNTSVFGSGGAGGILAKLTTLMAVIFMITSLSYTYVTSSRPSSESTILNVKIEEPASPAPAAPVTPAPKPDQNAGQVAPAPQQPAAVPQSGQAPADAPKAP; encoded by the coding sequence GTGCAGACTCTTATTCTTACGCTGCATATCATTGTGTGCGTATTGCTGGTTATTCTGGTCCTGCTTCAATCGGGTAAGGAAGGCATGGGCGTTATTTTCGGCGGCGGCAACACCTCGGTGTTCGGCAGCGGCGGCGCGGGAGGCATTCTGGCCAAACTTACCACGCTGATGGCCGTCATTTTCATGATCACCTCTTTGAGCTACACCTATGTGACGAGTTCCCGTCCCAGCAGCGAGTCCACCATTCTGAACGTCAAGATTGAGGAACCCGCATCTCCGGCCCCGGCTGCGCCTGTGACTCCCGCGCCCAAGCCCGATCAGAATGCCGGGCAGGTCGCTCCCGCGCCGCAGCAGCCTGCGGCGGTTCCGCAGAGCGGCCAGGCACCGGCTGACGCCCCCAAAGCGCCATAA
- the xerD gene encoding site-specific tyrosine recombinase XerD produces the protein MTGMEQSQAVPPLSNQLPAWLDYLLAQRGLSPRTVESYGQDLESFFLFEEELAQSGGSASCPDEQEIFLYLAWLRSRGNTGRTLARRLSALRAFFAFAVEEGALKANPALLLENPKLPQHLPEVLSREEMEKLLALPDMDEKSGRRDRCMLEMLYAAGLRVSELCNLSVADLDLQRGLVRIFGKGAKERLVPLHDMIQALLDDYLRSWRPLFSPGGNQLFVNRSGRALSRQYIWKMVKKYTLLAGIRRAVSPHTFRHSFATHLLEGGADLRAVQLLLGHADISATEIYTHVQAERLRGIHHQFHPRSQL, from the coding sequence ATGACAGGCATGGAACAATCGCAAGCTGTCCCTCCCCTCTCCAATCAGCTCCCGGCTTGGCTGGACTATTTACTGGCGCAGCGCGGTCTTTCGCCCCGGACAGTGGAATCCTACGGTCAGGATCTGGAAAGTTTTTTTCTGTTTGAAGAAGAACTGGCCCAAAGCGGCGGCAGTGCCTCCTGCCCGGACGAGCAGGAAATTTTTTTGTATCTGGCCTGGCTGCGGTCCAGAGGCAACACCGGGCGCACGTTGGCCCGCCGCCTTTCCGCCCTGAGGGCGTTCTTCGCCTTTGCCGTGGAGGAAGGAGCCCTGAAAGCCAATCCAGCGCTTTTACTGGAAAATCCCAAGCTACCCCAGCATCTGCCGGAAGTGCTCAGCCGCGAGGAAATGGAAAAACTGCTGGCACTGCCGGATATGGACGAAAAAAGCGGCCGACGCGACCGTTGCATGCTGGAGATGCTCTATGCCGCCGGTCTGCGGGTGTCGGAACTCTGCAATCTGAGTGTGGCCGACCTGGATCTGCAACGGGGACTGGTACGCATATTCGGCAAGGGGGCCAAAGAACGTCTGGTGCCCCTGCATGACATGATCCAGGCTCTGCTGGACGACTATCTGCGCTCCTGGCGGCCGCTGTTTTCCCCCGGCGGCAACCAGCTTTTCGTCAACCGTTCAGGCCGGGCTCTGAGCCGTCAGTATATCTGGAAAATGGTCAAGAAATACACCCTGCTGGCGGGTATCCGTCGAGCAGTCTCTCCCCATACCTTCCGGCATTCCTTTGCCACACACCTGCTGGAAGGCGGCGCGGACCTGCGCGCGGTGCAGCTCCTGCTCGGGCACGCGGACATCAGCGCCACGGAAATCTATACCCATGTCCAGGCGGAACGCCTGCGCGGCATTCATCATCAATTCCATCCCCGGAGCCAGCTGTGA
- the tpiA gene encoding triose-phosphate isomerase, which produces MQKIIAANWKMYKTRVEAAQTARELAEALADGTPHDRLVLVFPPFTDITAVAEAFTGKKNLAVGGQNFYPAEQGAFTGEISADMLRDTGATWVLAGHSERRHVFGESDELVARKTAFALTQDFKVMLCVGEMLHEREAGQLRDVLARQLATALEPLPEALRGTLPGRLALAYEPVWAIGTGKVAGPVEVQEAHAVLRALLTDLIGATAAELPILYGGSVKPDNASALVGLDNVDGLLVGGASLEAQSFLQIIGS; this is translated from the coding sequence ATGCAAAAAATCATCGCCGCCAACTGGAAGATGTACAAAACCCGTGTTGAAGCCGCGCAAACCGCTCGAGAACTGGCCGAAGCTCTGGCTGACGGAACGCCTCACGACAGATTGGTGCTGGTGTTTCCGCCGTTCACGGACATAACTGCCGTGGCGGAGGCCTTTACCGGCAAGAAAAATCTGGCTGTGGGCGGCCAGAATTTTTATCCTGCGGAGCAGGGCGCCTTTACCGGCGAGATCTCAGCGGACATGCTGCGTGATACGGGCGCGACATGGGTTCTGGCCGGTCATTCCGAACGCCGCCATGTCTTTGGTGAAAGCGATGAGCTGGTGGCCCGCAAGACGGCTTTTGCCCTGACGCAGGACTTTAAGGTCATGCTTTGCGTGGGGGAAATGCTGCATGAGCGTGAGGCGGGGCAACTCAGGGACGTGCTTGCCCGCCAGCTTGCCACGGCTCTGGAGCCTCTGCCGGAAGCCCTGCGCGGGACGTTGCCCGGTCGGCTCGCCCTTGCCTATGAGCCTGTCTGGGCTATCGGCACGGGCAAGGTCGCTGGCCCGGTGGAGGTACAGGAGGCGCATGCTGTTCTGCGCGCCCTGCTTACGGACCTGATCGGCGCAACGGCTGCGGAACTGCCCATTCTGTATGGCGGCAGCGTCAAACCGGACAATGCTTCCGCCTTGGTCGGGCTTGACAATGTGGACGGTCTTCTGGTAGGAGGCGCTTCTTTAGAGGCGCAAAGTTTCCTGCAGATTATCGGATCGTAG
- a CDS encoding HIT family protein, which translates to MKQLWAPWRIEYILGPKPDTCVFCLPDTTDEDEERLVLYRGTRAFVIMNKYPYNNGHIMVCPYRHIMALADLAAEETHEIMDLIQRCTVILKEHFNCEGINIGLNQGQAAGAGIREHLHFHLVPRWNGDSSFMAVFDEVRTMPEHLSRTYAALRPYFSRDGKEA; encoded by the coding sequence ATGAAACAACTTTGGGCGCCTTGGCGCATTGAATACATCCTCGGACCCAAGCCCGATACCTGTGTTTTTTGTCTGCCCGATACCACGGACGAAGACGAGGAGCGGCTGGTGCTCTATCGCGGCACGCGGGCTTTTGTGATCATGAATAAATATCCCTATAACAACGGGCATATCATGGTCTGTCCGTACCGGCACATTATGGCTCTTGCCGATCTGGCCGCCGAGGAAACCCACGAAATCATGGATCTGATCCAGCGCTGCACGGTGATCCTCAAGGAGCACTTCAACTGCGAGGGCATCAATATAGGTCTCAATCAGGGCCAGGCCGCAGGCGCGGGCATCCGGGAGCATCTGCATTTTCATCTGGTGCCGCGCTGGAACGGAGATTCATCCTTTATGGCCGTATTTGATGAAGTACGTACCATGCCGGAACATCTCAGCCGCACCTATGCGGCTTTGCGGCCCTATTTCAGCCGCGACGGAAAAGAGGCCTGA
- a CDS encoding DnaJ family domain-containing protein gives MSDANPWSVIQFIAEKRIEEAQAKGEFDNLPGRGRPLELEDMSHVPEELRMAYKILRNAGCLPPELAERKEISRLVDMLEQCEDEQERVRQMQKLRFMIQQARMRRQHSIQIEQDDPYYARLLKRITVLSKRHQK, from the coding sequence ATGAGCGACGCCAATCCCTGGTCGGTCATTCAGTTCATCGCTGAAAAGCGTATTGAAGAGGCGCAGGCCAAGGGAGAATTCGACAATCTCCCCGGCCGGGGCAGGCCTCTGGAATTGGAGGATATGAGCCATGTGCCCGAGGAATTGCGCATGGCCTATAAAATCCTGCGCAATGCGGGCTGTCTGCCGCCGGAACTGGCCGAGCGCAAGGAGATCAGCCGCCTTGTGGATATGCTGGAACAGTGCGAGGATGAGCAGGAACGCGTGCGCCAGATGCAGAAACTGCGCTTCATGATCCAACAGGCCCGGATGCGCCGCCAGCACTCCATCCAGATTGAACAGGATGATCCCTACTATGCGCGTCTACTGAAGCGGATCACCGTTCTGAGCAAGCGGCATCAGAAGTAA
- a CDS encoding CBS domain-containing protein: MSAATATLITCHANADFDAFAAMLAARHLYAPCMLLFPGSQERGLQKVYANLNPVAYGFAEAADLRWEDFDRLVLVDTRQRSRVGHVAPLLERPGIRIEAWDHHPDSPDDIAADAVHLAQVGAVTSLLVQNLETQNVRLGSDEATLLGLGIYGDTGSFTYSSTTAEDFQAAAWLLGQGMDVNQINEMAAHELTSLHIQALNSLLESARTYTINNTPVVLAEASMEHYLGDFAYLAHRLMEMEKFSVLFAIGIMGDRIQVVARSRSDAVNVGDICAELGGGGHAYAASASVRSMTINEVRETILRRLYDQANPDKTAREYMSAPAVGIESASSIQEADELMLHFGLKAVPVFRPGTRSCVGLLDAQTASRASAHGLGDSPVEDYMQRRVRTLPPDASLKELTAVIVDARQRLVPIVEGEKVVGVVTRTDLINVFADEPGRLLDRKSQNSKERNIGKLIQDRLPAEIRELLHLAGQLGRKLGLPVYAVGGFVRDLLLDRPNQDIDLVVEGNGIALAKALAAELNGRVREHQKFLTSVVIFHDSKGIESRIDVATARLEYYEYPAALPTVELSSIKMDLFRRDFTINALAVRLDSTPFGQLVDFFGGQRDIKERVIRVLHTLSFVEDPTRCLRAVRFEQRYKFRIGPGAEKLIKNALSLKLMDRLSGARLFNEYQHICDEEDPPACFSRLDELCILQAIAPQLGLTPNRRNLLHRLKEMLTWYRLLYFDETAQAWLVYFLGLNLNMNYADTSAHYLRLGLPQVKKAEILGQREQMRAVRGKLEAWQRQDDMGTAKVSALCALLRPIALECLLYIMASTDNPGLQKNLSRYITQWRRERADIGGAELRRLGLAPGPLYGRILKAVLVAKLDGEAPNVESQLNLARRLAQNASENNDKRP; this comes from the coding sequence GTGAGCGCCGCTACGGCCACTTTGATCACCTGTCACGCCAATGCCGACTTCGACGCCTTTGCGGCCATGCTGGCCGCGCGGCATCTCTATGCGCCCTGCATGCTTCTTTTCCCCGGCAGCCAGGAGCGTGGCCTGCAAAAAGTATACGCCAATCTGAACCCCGTCGCCTATGGCTTTGCCGAGGCCGCCGACCTGCGCTGGGAGGATTTCGACCGGCTGGTACTGGTGGACACCCGCCAGCGCAGCCGTGTGGGGCATGTGGCCCCCCTGCTGGAGCGACCCGGCATACGCATCGAAGCATGGGATCACCACCCCGACTCGCCGGACGATATCGCGGCGGATGCGGTGCATCTGGCCCAGGTGGGCGCGGTGACCAGCCTGCTGGTCCAGAACCTGGAGACGCAAAACGTCCGTCTGGGTAGCGACGAGGCCACGCTGCTGGGGCTGGGCATTTACGGAGACACGGGTTCGTTCACCTACTCCTCCACCACGGCGGAAGATTTTCAGGCCGCGGCCTGGCTGCTCGGCCAGGGCATGGACGTCAATCAGATCAATGAGATGGCGGCCCATGAGTTGACCAGCCTGCACATCCAGGCCTTGAACAGCCTGCTGGAATCGGCGCGTACCTATACCATCAACAATACGCCTGTGGTCCTGGCCGAAGCCTCCATGGAACACTACCTGGGGGACTTCGCCTATCTGGCCCACCGGCTGATGGAAATGGAAAAATTTTCTGTCCTGTTCGCCATCGGGATCATGGGCGACCGCATCCAGGTGGTGGCGCGCAGCCGCAGCGACGCGGTGAACGTGGGCGACATCTGCGCGGAACTGGGCGGCGGCGGCCATGCCTATGCGGCATCGGCCTCCGTCCGTTCCATGACCATCAATGAAGTGCGCGAAACCATTTTGCGCCGTCTGTACGATCAGGCCAATCCGGACAAAACGGCGCGCGAATACATGTCCGCGCCTGCGGTGGGCATTGAATCCGCCTCCAGCATTCAGGAGGCCGACGAGCTGATGCTCCACTTCGGTCTCAAGGCCGTGCCGGTGTTTAGACCGGGCACGCGTTCCTGTGTGGGCCTGCTGGATGCCCAGACCGCTTCCCGGGCCAGCGCTCACGGCCTGGGCGACTCGCCGGTGGAGGACTATATGCAGCGTCGGGTGCGCACCCTGCCGCCCGACGCCAGCCTGAAGGAGCTCACCGCGGTCATCGTGGACGCGCGCCAGCGCCTGGTGCCCATTGTGGAAGGTGAAAAAGTGGTGGGCGTGGTCACCCGCACGGACCTGATCAACGTCTTTGCCGACGAGCCGGGCCGCCTGCTGGACCGCAAAAGCCAGAACAGCAAGGAACGCAATATCGGCAAGCTCATCCAGGACCGCCTGCCGGCTGAAATCCGGGAGCTTCTGCATCTGGCCGGGCAATTGGGCAGAAAACTGGGCCTGCCGGTCTATGCTGTGGGCGGTTTTGTACGGGACCTGCTGCTGGACAGGCCCAATCAGGACATCGACCTGGTGGTGGAGGGCAACGGCATCGCACTGGCCAAGGCCCTGGCGGCTGAATTGAACGGCCGGGTGCGCGAGCATCAGAAATTCCTGACCTCTGTGGTCATCTTCCACGACAGCAAGGGCATTGAGTCGCGCATCGACGTGGCCACGGCCCGGCTGGAATATTATGAATACCCGGCGGCCCTGCCCACGGTGGAACTCTCCTCCATCAAGATGGATCTCTTCCGACGAGATTTTACCATCAACGCCCTGGCCGTGCGTCTGGACAGCACGCCCTTCGGCCAGCTGGTGGATTTTTTCGGAGGCCAGCGCGACATCAAGGAGCGCGTCATCCGCGTGTTGCACACCTTGAGCTTTGTGGAGGACCCCACCCGCTGCCTCAGGGCCGTGCGCTTTGAGCAGCGCTATAAGTTCCGCATCGGCCCGGGAGCGGAAAAGCTGATCAAGAACGCCCTGTCCCTCAAGCTCATGGACCGTCTCTCCGGGGCGCGCCTGTTCAACGAATATCAGCATATCTGCGATGAGGAGGATCCTCCGGCCTGTTTTTCCCGCCTGGACGAACTGTGCATTTTGCAGGCCATTGCGCCCCAGCTCGGCCTGACGCCCAACAGGCGGAATCTTTTGCACCGCCTGAAGGAAATGCTTACCTGGTACCGTCTGCTCTATTTCGATGAAACCGCGCAGGCCTGGCTGGTCTATTTTCTGGGGCTCAACCTTAACATGAACTATGCGGACACTTCAGCCCATTACCTGCGGCTGGGTCTGCCGCAGGTAAAGAAGGCCGAAATCCTGGGGCAGCGTGAACAGATGCGCGCCGTGCGCGGCAAACTGGAGGCCTGGCAGCGCCAGGACGACATGGGCACGGCCAAAGTCAGCGCCCTGTGCGCCCTGTTGCGTCCCATTGCTCTGGAGTGCCTGCTGTATATCATGGCCTCCACGGACAATCCCGGCCTGCAGAAAAACCTCTCGCGCTACATCACCCAATGGCGGCGGGAAAGAGCCGACATCGGCGGTGCGGAACTGCGCCGTCTCGGGCTCGCGCCGGGGCCGCTGTATGGCCGCATTCTGAAAGCCGTACTTGTCGCCAAGCTGGACGGCGAAGCCCCCAACGTGGAAAGCCAGCTCAACCTGGCCCGCCGACTGGCGCAGAATGCGTCCGAAAACAACGATAAACGCCCGTGA
- the mutS gene encoding DNA mismatch repair protein MutS, which translates to MPETPTKLTPMFEQYMHIKADYPDALLFYRMGDFYELFFDDAVTAARELQIALTSRSKDSENPVPMCGVPWHAVQSYVAQLIDKGFHVAICDQTEDPKAAKGLVKRAVTCVITPGTVLEDANLNTKSHNYLGALCYDTGQGRGGFAWADISTGQWSGVEFKRQAELWQWAQKLAPRELLVPEGLELPPHCLLEGVRMVRMPAAHFDLKRATERTLRAQGVQEAGALGLQGKNELMRSCGALLVYLDQTQKRDPDHLMPFKPLDLSRRLLIDEVTERNLEIFTRLNGRKGKGTLRHVLDDTMTPMGGRFLEDMLRHPWRETGPIARIQEAVAFFHDDDNRRAALREALREVYDLERLSTRISLNRGGPRDFIALRNSLAALPKVHNALITSTDGSYATEAQSLGHELPQSLYQIVKTWDHLEDCTTLLSAALVDSPPTVITDGGLFKSGYNAELDKLLDLVEHGEQKLQELLEEEQKKTGIAKLKMGYNRVFGYYYEVTRASHSGPMPEHFIRRQTLANAERFTTVQLKELEEELLSAADKRKSLEYKMFQDLREHMARQRERIVHMADLVAQLDYWQSLAQVGRQNNWCRPRLTDSAHLDIREGRHPVVEGMLGSANFVPNNFRLDQKRRLCLLTGPNMAGKSTVLRQVAIICLLAQMGSMVPAAEATLGLVDRLFSRVGASDNLAQGQSTFMVEMMETARILRQATRRSLVILDEIGRGTSTYDGVALAWAVVEDLARRAGGELRTLFATHYHELTALEGRIPGVFTMNIAIREYNNDILFLHKLVPGPSDRSYGVEVARLAGVPVPVVQRARTILAGLERGREGSRKAVSVASMSLPGLDLPKAKTEADADLPEINAAPPAAEHPLVRLLYDLTPETLSPLDALKLLMEWKSLWGTEPDTDANDGDQNEEA; encoded by the coding sequence ATGCCAGAAACTCCCACCAAACTGACGCCCATGTTCGAACAATATATGCACATCAAGGCTGACTACCCTGATGCTTTGCTTTTTTATCGTATGGGCGATTTTTATGAATTGTTTTTCGATGATGCCGTGACTGCGGCGCGCGAATTACAGATCGCACTGACCAGCCGCAGCAAGGACAGCGAAAATCCTGTGCCCATGTGCGGCGTCCCCTGGCATGCCGTGCAGAGCTATGTAGCCCAGCTTATCGATAAGGGCTTCCACGTAGCCATCTGCGACCAGACCGAAGACCCCAAGGCCGCCAAGGGCCTGGTCAAACGGGCCGTCACCTGCGTGATCACGCCGGGCACGGTTCTGGAAGACGCCAATCTGAACACCAAAAGCCACAACTATCTGGGCGCGCTTTGCTACGATACGGGCCAAGGCCGGGGTGGTTTCGCCTGGGCGGACATTTCCACCGGGCAGTGGTCAGGCGTGGAGTTCAAACGTCAGGCAGAGCTCTGGCAATGGGCTCAGAAGCTGGCGCCGCGCGAACTTCTGGTGCCGGAAGGGCTGGAACTGCCGCCCCACTGCCTGCTGGAAGGTGTGCGCATGGTGCGCATGCCCGCCGCGCATTTTGACCTCAAACGCGCCACGGAGCGCACCCTCAGGGCACAGGGCGTACAGGAAGCCGGAGCGCTGGGTCTGCAAGGCAAAAACGAACTGATGCGTTCCTGCGGCGCGCTCTTGGTTTATCTGGATCAAACCCAGAAGCGCGATCCAGATCATCTCATGCCGTTTAAACCGCTGGACCTGAGCCGTCGCCTGCTGATCGACGAAGTGACCGAGCGCAACCTGGAAATCTTTACCCGCCTCAACGGCCGCAAGGGCAAGGGCACGTTACGCCACGTACTGGACGATACCATGACGCCCATGGGCGGCCGCTTTCTGGAAGACATGCTCCGCCATCCCTGGCGGGAGACCGGACCCATCGCGCGCATTCAGGAAGCCGTGGCCTTTTTCCATGACGACGACAACCGCCGCGCCGCATTGCGGGAAGCCCTGCGCGAAGTCTACGATCTGGAGCGCCTTTCCACCCGGATCAGTCTCAATCGCGGCGGCCCGCGTGATTTCATTGCCCTGCGCAACAGCCTCGCCGCCCTGCCCAAGGTCCATAACGCCCTGATCACAAGCACGGACGGCAGTTATGCCACGGAGGCCCAGTCTCTGGGGCACGAATTGCCGCAAAGCCTTTACCAGATAGTCAAAACCTGGGACCATCTGGAGGACTGCACAACCCTGCTGAGTGCGGCCCTGGTGGACAGCCCCCCCACCGTGATTACCGACGGCGGTTTGTTCAAAAGCGGTTATAATGCCGAGTTGGACAAACTGCTGGATCTTGTGGAGCATGGCGAACAAAAACTTCAAGAGTTACTTGAAGAAGAGCAGAAAAAAACCGGCATCGCCAAGTTAAAAATGGGCTATAACCGTGTATTCGGTTATTATTACGAAGTAACGCGGGCTTCCCATTCGGGCCCAATGCCGGAACATTTCATCCGCCGCCAGACCCTGGCCAATGCGGAACGCTTCACCACCGTGCAACTCAAGGAACTGGAAGAAGAGCTGCTTTCCGCCGCGGACAAGCGTAAGAGTCTGGAATACAAAATGTTCCAGGATCTGCGGGAGCATATGGCTCGTCAGCGCGAGCGTATCGTGCACATGGCGGATCTGGTGGCCCAGCTGGATTACTGGCAAAGCCTTGCCCAGGTGGGACGGCAGAACAACTGGTGCCGTCCCCGGCTCACGGACAGCGCGCATCTGGACATCCGCGAAGGTCGCCATCCGGTGGTGGAAGGCATGCTGGGCAGCGCCAACTTTGTGCCCAATAATTTCCGTCTGGACCAGAAGCGCCGCCTCTGCCTGTTGACCGGCCCCAATATGGCGGGCAAGTCCACGGTGCTGCGGCAGGTTGCCATTATTTGCCTGCTGGCCCAGATGGGTTCCATGGTCCCGGCGGCCGAGGCCACGCTGGGGCTGGTGGACCGTCTCTTTTCCCGCGTGGGCGCTTCGGATAATCTGGCCCAGGGTCAGAGCACATTCATGGTCGAGATGATGGAAACCGCGCGCATTCTGCGCCAGGCCACCCGGCGCAGCCTGGTCATTCTGGACGAAATCGGGCGCGGCACCAGCACCTATGACGGCGTGGCCCTGGCCTGGGCCGTTGTGGAGGATCTGGCCAGGCGCGCCGGCGGCGAACTGCGCACGCTTTTCGCCACGCACTACCATGAGCTCACGGCGCTGGAGGGACGCATTCCCGGCGTTTTCACCATGAATATCGCCATTCGCGAGTACAACAACGACATTCTGTTCCTGCATAAGCTGGTGCCCGGCCCGTCGGACCGCAGTTACGGCGTGGAGGTGGCGCGTTTGGCGGGCGTGCCCGTCCCCGTGGTGCAGCGGGCCAGGACCATCCTGGCCGGTCTGGAGCGGGGCCGCGAAGGCTCGCGTAAAGCCGTGTCCGTGGCGTCCATGTCCCTGCCCGGCCTGGATCTGCCTAAAGCGAAAACGGAAGCTGACGCCGATCTGCCGGAGATCAATGCCGCGCCGCCCGCAGCGGAACATCCTCTGGTGCGCTTGTTGTACGATCTCACGCCGGAGACGCTCAGCCCGCTGGACGCGCTCAAACTTCTGATGGAATGGAAAAGCCTCTGGGGCACGGAGCCGGATACGGATGCCAATGACGGCGATCAGAACGAGGAAGCATGA
- the rimI gene encoding ribosomal protein S18-alanine N-acetyltransferase: protein MYASVSSDASVPVAFQRLDARHAVAMRELEQRCFSLPWSEAQCRAAFEQPAFAAFGLFRGMDLLAYTSVYHTLDELEILNLAVRPEERRKGFGRRILGMALQVARKMGMQKVLLEVRVGNHAAIGLYQGSGFRQVGVRPRYYTDTGEDALIYVCLLQE, encoded by the coding sequence ATGTATGCATCCGTTTCTTCTGACGCGTCGGTCCCGGTAGCCTTCCAGCGCCTTGACGCGCGTCATGCCGTGGCCATGCGGGAGCTTGAGCAGCGCTGTTTTTCCCTGCCCTGGTCCGAGGCGCAGTGCCGCGCGGCATTTGAGCAACCGGCTTTCGCGGCTTTCGGCCTTTTTCGGGGTATGGACCTGCTGGCCTATACGTCCGTATACCATACCCTGGACGAGCTGGAAATACTCAACCTGGCCGTCAGGCCCGAAGAGCGCCGCAAGGGCTTCGGGCGACGGATTCTGGGCATGGCCTTGCAAGTGGCCCGCAAAATGGGTATGCAAAAAGTTCTGCTGGAGGTGCGCGTGGGCAATCACGCGGCCATCGGTCTGTATCAGGGCAGCGGTTTCCGCCAAGTGGGCGTGCGCCCGCGTTACTATACGGATACCGGCGAAGATGCGCTTATCTATGTCTGCCTTCTGCAAGAATGA
- a CDS encoding LapA family protein — MRYVKVLLLAILFFLALVFFFQNQNALSQNLVLTLNLFFLPPMASIPLPFYFLIVAAFFVGAVLALAFLVWDKVNLSARLMKSKWRVSSLEREMEKLRKQLGAETSRSSFLRKTQSTSPNADKSAGENKPTAAPSALPEDVQAPDPDKA, encoded by the coding sequence ATGCGGTATGTCAAGGTTCTGTTGCTCGCCATCCTTTTTTTCCTGGCTCTGGTCTTCTTTTTCCAGAACCAGAACGCCCTTTCCCAAAATCTGGTGCTGACGCTCAATCTTTTCTTCCTGCCACCCATGGCCTCCATTCCCCTGCCGTTCTATTTCCTGATCGTAGCGGCCTTTTTTGTGGGCGCCGTGCTGGCGCTCGCCTTCCTGGTCTGGGACAAGGTCAATCTTTCCGCGCGCCTTATGAAGAGCAAGTGGCGCGTCAGCAGCCTTGAGCGCGAAATGGAAAAACTGCGCAAGCAACTGGGCGCGGAAACCTCGCGCAGCTCGTTTTTGCGCAAGACGCAAAGTACTTCGCCCAATGCCGACAAGTCCGCAGGGGAAAACAAGCCCACAGCCGCGCCCAGTGCTCTGCCCGAAGACGTTCAGGCTCCTGATCCCGATAAAGCATAA